Proteins encoded within one genomic window of Bacillus thuringiensis:
- a CDS encoding uridine kinase codes for MNRKQRMKEIVDHILKLNLTHPTRVGVSGITASGKTTFANELAEEIKKRGLPITRASIDNFHNPKVIRYAQGKESARGYYEDAHDYTAFKERLLKPLGLNGNLQYETISHNLITDIPVYNTPIFAQPNMVLIVDGTFLLKKDIEYLFDYKIFVDTDFEIARKRGAKRETEAFESYEEAEKMFLSRYHAACKMYIDEHNPKECADVIFQNSDLENPEVIFQERM; via the coding sequence ATGAATCGAAAACAACGTATGAAAGAAATAGTGGATCATATTTTAAAATTAAATTTAACCCATCCGACAAGAGTTGGAGTAAGCGGTATTACAGCGTCAGGAAAAACAACATTTGCAAACGAATTAGCGGAAGAAATAAAAAAACGAGGGTTACCAATAACACGCGCTAGCATTGACAATTTTCATAATCCAAAAGTGATTCGCTATGCACAAGGTAAAGAATCTGCAAGAGGGTATTATGAAGATGCACACGATTATACAGCTTTCAAAGAAAGACTATTAAAGCCTTTAGGACTTAATGGGAATTTACAGTATGAAACGATTTCTCATAACTTAATAACGGATATTCCAGTATATAATACGCCTATATTCGCTCAACCCAATATGGTACTCATAGTAGATGGAACATTTCTATTGAAAAAAGACATTGAGTATTTATTTGATTACAAAATTTTTGTAGATACAGATTTTGAGATTGCGAGAAAACGTGGTGCGAAGCGGGAGACAGAAGCTTTTGAAAGTTATGAAGAAGCAGAGAAAATGTTTTTGAGCAGGTATCATGCGGCTTGTAAAATGTATATAGATGAGCATAATCCGAAAGAGTGTGCGGATGTTATATTTCAGAATAGTGATTTAGAAAATCCGGAAGTTATATTTCAAGAGCGAATGTAA
- a CDS encoding metallophosphoesterase family protein: protein MDKIAVISDIHGNIPALESVLKDIKLRGIERIICLGDLVGKGPHSSEVIEIIRKECEGVVMGNWDDFITKPTEFEALKWHQKQLSEEQNDYLRSLPFSIEFFMSGKLIRMFHASPRSLYERIQPHASREERISMFENSDLTENIEGERKPDVVCYGDVHQAFVQNFRGKTLCNAGSVGNPLEITQASYLIFEGSYNEKEAASFSIQLVRVPYDIELAIRLAEELDMPEIEEYKQELRTALYRGFKGK, encoded by the coding sequence TTGGATAAAATAGCGGTAATTTCAGATATTCATGGTAATATTCCGGCATTAGAATCTGTGCTGAAAGATATTAAATTAAGAGGAATCGAGCGCATTATTTGTCTTGGAGATTTAGTAGGAAAAGGCCCTCATTCAAGCGAAGTAATTGAAATCATTCGTAAAGAATGCGAAGGCGTTGTAATGGGGAATTGGGATGATTTCATTACAAAACCGACTGAATTTGAAGCATTAAAATGGCATCAAAAACAATTATCAGAAGAACAAAATGACTATTTAAGAAGCTTACCATTTTCGATCGAATTTTTTATGAGCGGAAAACTCATTCGTATGTTTCACGCTTCACCGAGAAGTTTATATGAAAGAATTCAACCACACGCTTCAAGAGAAGAACGTATTAGTATGTTCGAAAATAGTGATCTGACAGAAAATATAGAAGGGGAAAGAAAACCAGATGTCGTTTGTTACGGTGACGTTCACCAAGCGTTCGTTCAAAACTTCAGAGGAAAAACGTTATGTAATGCTGGTAGCGTAGGAAATCCTCTTGAAATTACACAAGCGTCTTATTTAATATTCGAAGGATCTTACAATGAAAAAGAAGCAGCGAGTTTTTCCATTCAACTCGTACGTGTACCGTATGATATTGAATTAGCTATCAGACTAGCAGAAGAACTCGATATGCCAGAAATTGAAGAATACAAACAAGAATTACGGACTGCATTGTATCGAGGGTTTAAGGGGAAGTAA
- a CDS encoding aminoglycoside phosphotransferase family protein has protein sequence MEEIVREIERKLEWPCIVKCIAITKGFSHEEKYKIELENRETYFVKVCDSANYERKLEEYTYMKQIELLHIPTPKLIHFIKLEELNKCVQVFEWIDGVNGEESLRKLSVEEQYDVGRKAGEVLRRIHSIERESASNKWETFRWNKYERYIEALADYEVDFLDLKPVLTFVENHKDLLKNRPITFLHDDFHPANSMIHNKEFIVIDFGGYDFGDPIHDFYNVAIFTTRISKPFAVGQVHGYCGGEPSLHFWKLYSLYAAMTFPADIVWTNRSTPHLVDDMKERLNGILEEHNHFSSYVPRWYQSYHMDMMKNK, from the coding sequence TTGGAAGAAATAGTAAGAGAGATAGAAAGAAAACTAGAGTGGCCCTGTATTGTAAAATGTATAGCCATTACAAAAGGTTTTTCGCATGAGGAGAAATATAAAATTGAACTAGAGAATCGTGAAACGTATTTTGTAAAAGTGTGTGATTCTGCTAATTATGAACGAAAACTAGAAGAATATACGTATATGAAACAAATAGAGTTATTACATATTCCAACGCCCAAGTTAATTCATTTTATAAAACTTGAAGAATTAAATAAATGTGTTCAAGTATTTGAATGGATTGACGGAGTAAATGGTGAAGAGAGCTTACGGAAGTTATCGGTGGAAGAACAGTATGATGTAGGAAGAAAAGCAGGAGAAGTATTAAGGAGAATTCACTCAATTGAAAGAGAAAGTGCAAGTAATAAATGGGAAACATTTAGATGGAATAAATACGAAAGATACATAGAGGCACTAGCAGATTACGAAGTGGATTTTCTAGATTTGAAGCCAGTATTAACCTTTGTAGAAAATCATAAAGACTTATTAAAAAATCGTCCAATCACATTTTTACACGATGACTTCCATCCAGCAAATAGTATGATTCATAATAAGGAATTTATCGTTATCGATTTTGGTGGATATGATTTTGGTGATCCAATTCACGATTTTTATAACGTAGCGATTTTTACTACGAGAATAAGCAAACCATTTGCGGTTGGACAAGTCCATGGTTATTGCGGAGGCGAACCATCGCTTCATTTTTGGAAACTGTACTCCTTATATGCAGCAATGACATTCCCAGCGGATATCGTTTGGACAAATCGAAGCACGCCGCATTTAGTAGATGATATGAAGGAAAGACTAAATGGAATTTTAGAAGAACATAATCATTTTTCGTCCTATGTTCCAAGATGGTATCAATCCTATCATATGGATATGATGAAAAATAAATAA
- a CDS encoding VOC family protein, whose protein sequence is MLRFDHLVHAVPCTPEEAAKQMQERGFHTALGGEHTNWGTWNSLCYFDLSYIEFLAVQHEEKAKEAENPLVQETVVKLQGGKGMLQIAIRTDAIEELAVKFSKHGLHTIGPFEGKRMRKDGRLLEWKMLFVKQEESGPRLPFFIQWNETDEERRNDLRNIGTITEHKNKVQHIEVIHYAVKNVRDTVRKWKEVMGLTASSVTKNEKWNAECQSVAFGDIHVQFCEPIGEGLVKEHLIRNGEYPFAVEFKGENKREYEVLGSLYIYE, encoded by the coding sequence ATGTTACGATTTGATCATCTCGTTCACGCAGTGCCTTGTACACCGGAGGAAGCAGCAAAACAAATGCAAGAGCGTGGATTTCATACTGCACTAGGTGGAGAACATACGAACTGGGGTACTTGGAATAGTTTATGTTATTTTGATTTATCATACATAGAATTTTTAGCTGTGCAGCATGAAGAAAAAGCGAAAGAAGCAGAAAATCCATTAGTACAAGAAACAGTAGTGAAATTACAAGGTGGAAAAGGGATGCTACAAATCGCAATTCGAACTGATGCAATTGAAGAACTAGCAGTTAAGTTTAGTAAGCATGGCTTACATACGATAGGGCCATTTGAAGGGAAACGTATGAGAAAAGATGGCCGGCTTTTAGAATGGAAAATGTTATTTGTAAAGCAAGAAGAAAGCGGGCCGAGATTACCTTTTTTTATACAGTGGAATGAAACCGATGAAGAAAGAAGAAACGACTTACGCAACATAGGGACGATCACGGAACATAAAAACAAAGTGCAACACATTGAAGTGATCCATTATGCAGTGAAAAATGTTCGAGACACAGTGCGAAAGTGGAAAGAAGTAATGGGGCTAACTGCAAGTTCAGTCACAAAAAATGAAAAATGGAATGCTGAGTGCCAAAGTGTAGCGTTTGGTGACATTCATGTACAGTTTTGTGAACCGATTGGGGAAGGGCTAGTGAAAGAACACTTGATTAGGAATGGTGAATATCCTTTTGCAGTGGAGTTTAAAGGGGAGAATAAACGAGAGTATGAAGTGTTAGGTAGTTTGTACATATATGAATAG
- a CDS encoding sulfite exporter TauE/SafE family protein, with product MYYNETNLIIADWKNQRHFSHTGKVLFSFIITGGLFMQKLIVFAIIGFFAQLIDGALGMAYGVTSTSLLLMFGIAPAVASASVHLAEVVTTAASGASHIKFGNVDKYTVSRLTLPGAIGAFVGACFLSNLPGDVIKPYISIFLFTLGVYILLRFIIQKQIVTSKKRMSAKQLVPLGLFAGFVDSTGGGGWGPITTPVLLARGNEARKVIGSVDTSEFPVSLAATIGFFISLGWEQVSWVWVFALMLGGIVAAPIAAWLVRIVPPHLLGVLVGGLIIFTNIRTLLTTFKVDPTIISLSYVAVGLVVIISIFIAVRNHSNRSNASTGGYPKDQKQMLP from the coding sequence ATGTATTATAATGAAACAAATTTAATTATTGCTGATTGGAAAAACCAAAGGCACTTTTCTCATACGGGAAAAGTGCTTTTTTCATTTATTATTACAGGGGGATTATTTATGCAGAAATTAATTGTCTTTGCTATTATTGGATTTTTCGCTCAATTGATTGATGGGGCACTTGGAATGGCGTATGGGGTAACATCTACCTCACTATTATTAATGTTTGGTATTGCACCAGCTGTAGCATCCGCATCTGTTCACTTAGCTGAAGTCGTTACAACCGCAGCTTCTGGTGCATCGCACATCAAATTTGGAAACGTTGATAAATATACAGTTTCCAGATTAACATTACCCGGAGCAATTGGGGCATTTGTTGGGGCATGTTTTTTAAGTAATTTACCTGGCGATGTGATTAAACCGTACATTTCAATATTTTTATTCACTTTAGGCGTTTATATTTTATTACGATTCATTATTCAAAAACAAATTGTTACTTCCAAAAAGCGCATGTCTGCCAAACAACTTGTGCCACTCGGCTTATTCGCTGGATTCGTCGATTCAACTGGTGGCGGTGGCTGGGGGCCAATTACGACACCTGTACTGCTAGCAAGAGGAAATGAAGCTAGAAAAGTTATTGGATCTGTAGATACGAGTGAGTTTCCTGTTTCACTCGCTGCAACAATTGGTTTCTTCATCTCACTTGGCTGGGAACAAGTAAGCTGGGTTTGGGTATTCGCCTTAATGCTTGGCGGTATTGTCGCAGCTCCAATTGCCGCATGGTTAGTACGTATCGTTCCACCTCATTTACTTGGGGTATTAGTTGGTGGCCTTATTATCTTTACGAATATTCGTACACTACTTACAACATTTAAAGTGGATCCAACTATTATTTCACTTTCTTACGTGGCAGTTGGTCTTGTCGTTATTATTTCTATTTTCATTGCTGTCCGTAATCATTCCAATCGTTCTAACGCATCAACAGGCGGCTATCCGAAAGATCAAAAACAAATGCTACCATAA
- a CDS encoding GNAT family N-acetyltransferase: protein MKLETERLHIIPCTEEWVQIAKNQGYNSGPHIAGHVENIKQDKDLLPWGAWYVIRKEDNIVLGDIGFKGKPNEKRTVEIGYGFIEKYWNKGYATESVDELIKWAFQTGKVDTIIAETLFENGSSIRVLEKLHMKRVDTTDTMINWKIEK from the coding sequence ATGAAATTAGAAACAGAAAGATTACATATTATCCCGTGTACGGAAGAATGGGTTCAGATTGCGAAGAATCAAGGATACAATAGCGGCCCGCATATTGCAGGGCATGTAGAAAATATAAAACAAGATAAGGATTTATTACCGTGGGGTGCGTGGTATGTCATTCGAAAAGAAGATAACATCGTACTAGGGGATATAGGATTTAAAGGGAAACCGAACGAGAAACGTACAGTAGAAATTGGTTACGGTTTTATTGAGAAATATTGGAATAAAGGGTATGCTACAGAATCTGTAGATGAATTAATAAAGTGGGCTTTCCAGACAGGAAAGGTAGATACAATTATTGCGGAGACACTCTTTGAAAATGGTAGTTCAATTCGTGTATTAGAGAAATTACATATGAAGAGAGTAGATACAACAGATACGATGATTAATTGGAAAATAGAAAAATAA
- a CDS encoding amino acid permease, whose translation MNSATNQSTSKTQTTQGQGELKRGLKSRHLTMISLGGTIGTGLFLASGGVIHSAGPGGALIAYAAIGIMVYFLMTSLAELAAYMPVTGSFSTYATKFVDPSLGFALGWNYWYNWAITIAAELAAVTLIMKFWFPDTPSLIWSGLCLAIIFLLNYLSVKGFGESEYWFALIKVVTIIIFLIVGFMMIFGIMGGETVGFKNFTVADAPFNGGIMAIIGVFMAAGFSFQGTELLGVAAGETSDPERNIPKAIRSIFWRILLFYILAILVIGLLIPYTTESLAASDVTVSPFTLIFEKAGVAFAASVMNAVILTAVLSAGNSGMYASTRMLWDLARQGKAPKFLGKLDSRGVPVNALIVTSIVGSIAFIASLFGDGVVYIWLLNASGMSGFIAWVGIAISHYRFRKAYIAQGKDLKDLPYRAKWFPFGPIFAFALCVIVILGQNYGAFMGESIDWNGVLVSYIGLPLFLVLWLGYKFTKKTKVIPLDKCELK comes from the coding sequence ATGAATAGCGCAACAAATCAATCTACCTCTAAAACGCAAACTACACAAGGACAAGGTGAATTAAAACGCGGATTAAAATCTCGTCACCTTACGATGATTTCTCTCGGTGGTACAATCGGTACCGGACTATTTCTTGCCAGCGGTGGTGTAATCCATTCAGCTGGTCCTGGCGGTGCACTAATCGCATACGCCGCAATTGGAATTATGGTGTATTTCTTAATGACAAGCTTAGCTGAACTTGCAGCTTACATGCCTGTTACTGGATCTTTTAGCACGTATGCAACAAAATTTGTTGATCCATCACTTGGCTTTGCACTTGGATGGAACTATTGGTATAACTGGGCCATTACAATTGCTGCTGAACTCGCTGCTGTAACATTAATTATGAAATTTTGGTTCCCAGATACCCCTTCCCTCATTTGGAGCGGATTATGTTTAGCTATTATTTTCCTTTTAAACTATTTATCTGTTAAAGGGTTTGGTGAATCTGAATATTGGTTTGCACTTATTAAAGTCGTTACTATTATTATCTTTTTAATTGTCGGTTTTATGATGATTTTTGGAATTATGGGCGGCGAAACTGTTGGCTTCAAAAACTTCACTGTTGCAGATGCACCATTTAACGGCGGCATCATGGCAATTATCGGTGTATTTATGGCTGCTGGTTTCTCCTTCCAAGGAACTGAATTACTTGGGGTAGCTGCTGGTGAAACGTCTGATCCAGAACGTAATATTCCGAAAGCGATTCGTTCTATCTTTTGGCGTATTCTTTTATTCTATATTCTTGCGATTCTCGTTATCGGTTTATTAATTCCTTATACGACTGAAAGCCTTGCTGCTAGTGATGTAACAGTAAGTCCATTTACACTTATTTTTGAAAAAGCAGGCGTTGCCTTTGCTGCTTCTGTTATGAACGCTGTTATTTTAACGGCAGTACTATCTGCTGGTAACTCTGGAATGTACGCATCAACTCGTATGCTTTGGGACTTAGCTCGCCAAGGAAAAGCACCGAAATTCTTAGGCAAATTAGACAGCCGCGGTGTACCTGTTAACGCATTAATCGTAACGTCAATTGTCGGTAGTATCGCTTTCATTGCTTCTTTATTCGGTGACGGCGTTGTATACATTTGGTTATTAAACGCATCTGGAATGTCTGGCTTTATCGCATGGGTCGGAATCGCAATAAGTCATTACCGTTTCCGTAAAGCATATATCGCACAAGGAAAAGATTTAAAAGACTTACCATATAGAGCAAAATGGTTCCCATTTGGTCCAATCTTCGCATTTGCACTTTGTGTCATCGTCATTTTAGGTCAAAACTACGGCGCATTTATGGGCGAATCAATCGATTGGAACGGCGTACTCGTTTCTTACATCGGTTTACCACTCTTCTTAGTACTATGGTTAGGATATAAATTTACGAAGAAAACGAAAGTGATTCCTCTTGATAAATGTGAATTGAAATAA
- a CDS encoding aminoglycoside phosphotransferase family protein, whose amino-acid sequence MSELPRRDHTMSEKMHADELKIEERLVRRLLVDQFPRWAELPLRKVEPVGTVNAVFRLGDEYSIRLARREGPTTPGGREFLWLPKIAPVVPLEIPVPIAQGCPNNEYPWFWEIHSWLKGETMPIEAIDEIQAARDLAEFVLALQQVDPMEGPLGRGIPLAQRDKDFRYWLARFNGDPAVSAVWESALSAPPWNGPPVWHHGDLDTRNWLVRDKRISGVIDWGMMGIGDPACDVMVAWKLHSPEARDVFLDATRTDDATLARARGWVVSQAVAILAYYTPQNNPTLYNEAKSWLDLVLAQK is encoded by the coding sequence ATGTCAGAGCTACCAAGGAGAGATCATACGATGTCCGAGAAGATGCATGCTGACGAATTGAAAATTGAAGAGCGACTAGTGCGTCGTTTGCTTGTCGATCAGTTCCCACGCTGGGCAGAGTTGCCCCTTCGTAAGGTAGAGCCAGTTGGAACGGTAAATGCCGTTTTCCGACTTGGCGACGAATATTCCATTCGGCTAGCGAGAAGGGAAGGACCGACGACACCAGGAGGACGTGAGTTCTTATGGCTACCAAAAATCGCACCAGTAGTTCCGCTTGAAATCCCTGTACCTATCGCTCAGGGGTGCCCTAATAACGAATACCCGTGGTTTTGGGAGATACATTCGTGGCTGAAGGGTGAAACGATGCCGATAGAGGCGATTGACGAGATTCAGGCTGCACGCGATCTCGCAGAGTTTGTCTTAGCACTGCAACAAGTCGATCCAATGGAAGGGCCGTTAGGACGCGGCATTCCTTTGGCCCAACGGGATAAGGACTTCCGATATTGGCTAGCACGATTTAATGGCGATCCCGCGGTGTCTGCTGTATGGGAATCGGCTCTTTCTGCGCCTCCATGGAACGGTCCACCTGTTTGGCATCACGGTGATCTAGATACACGTAACTGGCTCGTACGTGATAAGCGTATTAGCGGTGTAATTGATTGGGGGATGATGGGTATAGGTGACCCTGCGTGTGATGTAATGGTCGCGTGGAAGTTGCACTCGCCAGAGGCGCGCGATGTGTTCCTTGATGCTACTCGTACGGACGATGCTACATTGGCAAGGGCCCGCGGATGGGTCGTATCACAGGCAGTTGCAATCCTTGCCTACTACACGCCGCAAAACAATCCAACTTTGTACAATGAGGCGAAATCCTGGCTAGACCTAGTGTTAGCTCAAAAGTAA
- a CDS encoding iron-sulfur cluster biosynthesis family protein, giving the protein MNIRITDEAKAAIHRLEREDKKIIRIRGTMTNSCSIFVDVDLIWDTYNADDVVYEVADFIVQMDSFTKDYTGDSVKLDYKTTGFSITTPSETLVYGLSIKK; this is encoded by the coding sequence ATGAACATTCGGATTACTGATGAAGCAAAAGCAGCTATACATAGATTAGAGCGCGAAGACAAAAAGATCATTCGCATTAGAGGGACAATGACAAACTCTTGTAGTATTTTCGTTGATGTGGATTTAATTTGGGATACATATAATGCAGATGACGTTGTATATGAAGTTGCTGATTTTATCGTACAAATGGATTCATTTACGAAAGACTACACTGGTGATTCGGTGAAACTTGATTATAAGACGACTGGTTTTAGTATTACGACTCCGAGTGAGACTTTAGTTTATGGGCTGTCGATTAAAAAATAA
- a CDS encoding DNA alkylation repair protein, whose product MGKYVPLKFLFNEELAEKMADSICKHDPTFSKNIFVDSVTCKVENLELKQRIEVIADELHDVLQKDFNEAIHILLKTLGPENTTEVGTFTNGYMYMPIAKYVEKYGLNDFESSCNAMYEITKRNTAEYAIRPFLETYHEDTLGVLQQWIHDENSHIRRLVSEGTRPRLPWAKKMGALKGDFKNNLQLLEPLMNDPSKYVQKSVANYINDITKEDKELVFQWLQQLRNEQHPVNPWIIKHGLRTVMKSGNLPKDFSF is encoded by the coding sequence ATGGGTAAATATGTTCCGTTAAAATTTTTATTTAATGAAGAATTAGCAGAAAAAATGGCTGATTCTATTTGTAAACACGATCCTACTTTCTCTAAAAACATCTTTGTAGATTCGGTGACATGTAAAGTTGAAAATTTAGAGTTAAAGCAGCGTATAGAAGTAATAGCAGATGAATTACACGATGTATTACAAAAAGATTTTAATGAAGCAATACATATTTTACTGAAAACATTGGGACCAGAAAATACAACAGAAGTAGGTACATTTACAAACGGATATATGTATATGCCTATTGCAAAATACGTTGAAAAATATGGGCTTAACGATTTTGAATCCTCATGTAACGCCATGTATGAAATAACAAAAAGAAATACTGCTGAATATGCCATTCGTCCTTTTCTTGAAACATACCATGAAGACACACTGGGCGTATTGCAACAATGGATTCATGACGAAAACAGCCACATTAGGAGATTAGTTTCCGAAGGTACAAGACCAAGACTTCCTTGGGCTAAAAAAATGGGAGCTCTGAAAGGTGACTTTAAGAACAATTTACAACTTCTTGAACCATTAATGAATGACCCGTCTAAATATGTCCAAAAATCAGTAGCCAATTATATTAACGATATTACGAAAGAAGATAAAGAACTCGTTTTTCAATGGTTGCAGCAGTTACGTAATGAACAGCATCCAGTTAACCCTTGGATTATAAAACATGGGTTAAGAACGGTGATGAAAAGTGGTAATTTGCCAAAAGATTTTTCTTTTTGA
- a CDS encoding class I SAM-dependent methyltransferase: MKRDPLFLTLLESANTNFSGWDFSFISETGRMKSEPLSWSYGSTAFQLMQHAESMLDMGTGGGEFLSKLQPFPSTIYATEGYTPNVPIARKKLEPLGVTVIEVTDDTALPFQDGQFDLIINQHESYAASEVKRILSPNGIFLTQQVGGLDCAELNEQFNAPLNNEFTSWSLEAACIELKQSGFTILEEKEEFPFQRFYDIGAIVYYLKAIPWQIPDFTVERYYEELYRIHEIILQKGYFDVKQHRFMIKAIRS; the protein is encoded by the coding sequence ATGAAACGTGATCCATTATTTTTAACTTTATTAGAAAGTGCTAATACAAATTTTAGCGGTTGGGATTTCTCTTTCATTTCAGAAACGGGTCGAATGAAGAGCGAGCCTTTATCGTGGTCGTACGGCAGCACTGCTTTCCAACTTATGCAGCATGCAGAATCAATGCTCGATATGGGGACTGGCGGCGGAGAGTTTTTATCTAAGTTACAACCGTTCCCGTCAACTATTTATGCTACTGAGGGATACACTCCAAACGTGCCAATCGCTCGGAAGAAATTAGAACCTTTAGGTGTTACAGTTATAGAAGTAACGGATGATACTGCTTTACCATTTCAAGATGGTCAGTTTGATTTAATCATAAATCAACATGAATCATATGCTGCTTCTGAAGTAAAAAGAATACTTTCTCCAAATGGAATATTTCTTACACAACAAGTTGGCGGCCTTGATTGCGCGGAACTTAATGAGCAGTTTAACGCACCGCTAAATAACGAATTTACAAGTTGGTCGCTCGAAGCGGCATGTATTGAGTTAAAGCAAAGTGGATTTACTATTTTAGAAGAAAAAGAAGAGTTCCCTTTTCAACGCTTTTATGACATTGGCGCTATCGTCTATTATTTAAAAGCGATTCCGTGGCAAATTCCTGATTTCACTGTTGAAAGGTATTATGAGGAATTATATCGTATACATGAAATCATCTTACAAAAAGGTTATTTTGATGTGAAGCAACATCGTTTTATGATTAAGGCGATTCGTAGTTAA